The genomic interval TGCCACCTTCTATCGGATTGTTGGAATTAACGGAAGACGATTGGTTCGTCTAAATCTTTGCAGAAGTTGAATTGGGCAGGTTCGCTTTCCTCTCCATCACTGAATTCTGCTTTGATCCACTGGGTACAGCTTTCGCTATTGGTTGATTGGGCCCAAACCATTTTCTCCGTTGCTCCGGGGGCAACTCCGGCACCGATCTCAAAATATCCCCATTTCTCCTGGTCTTCAGATACCAGCAATTTTTGGATATTGGCACGGGAATCATTTTTGACCCAAAAATACCATTGTTCTGCGGAGGCTGGGGTTGCTTTTACTGCCAGGCTCAAAGTTGCGATCGCCGTTGCCAGGAGGAGTTTACGATTAAGTTTCATGGGTTTCTTGTAGAAGTGATGGAAGCAGTGGAACCGATGCGAGGGTGTAACCCGATACTTATCAATACCCACTTTCCTATCTCTGCTAACGTCCCCTGGCTAACTCCCGAATCACCTGATCTGCCGATCGGGGTTCCCAACCCAGTTCTCGCCGTGCTTTACTGCCATCAACGCGGACGCAGCGATCGTACACATAATGAACCCGTTCCCGGCTCAGCGGGGTTTGCCAGGAAAACAGCCGACCGATCGGATCGAGCAGATTGCCGACCATCCGGACGAGAAACTCTGGGGCTTCCGCTGGAGCGGGAATCCCGGATTCTTGACTAAAAATTTCAAACATTTCGCGGGTGGTCATGTCCCCGGCTGAGATGATGTAATGTTCTCCCGGTTTTCCCCGCTCAGCCGCCAGGATCATCGCATTTGCCAGGTCATCCACATGCACAATCCCAGTCACCCGGCTGCCACCTGCCCATAGTTTCAATCTGCCTTTGAGAAATTGGTTGAGTACGGGAGCAAAGTGGGGGTCATCCGCCCCAAAAATTCCAGAAGGAAGCACACTGGTGACGGCAAATCCCTGGGCTGCTGCCTGATCAACAAGCTGTTGGGCTTCATATTTGGTGCGGTCATAGGCTGATGAAAAGCTTTTCTGAGTCCGCTGGTAGGTTTCGTCGATGGTTTTCCCCTGGGTATCGCCAAAGATTCCGATCGTGCTGCAATAAACCATTTTGGAAACACCTGCTGCCTGGGCAGTTTCCAACACGGCACGGGTTCCTGCGACATTCACCCGTTCCATTTCGGCAGCATTGACCAGTCCCAGTTCCACATAGGCAGCAACATGGAAAACGGTATCAACTCCAGTCATGGCAGTTTTGAGGGCGGTGCGATCGCAGATATCTCCATTCACCAGTTGCACGGTGCAATTTTTCAATCGTGACAGGTTACTCGATCGCCGCACTAGTCCGACCACCTCATTCCCTCTCTGTTCCAGTGCCTTAACCAGGTGAGAGGCTGTGAATCCATTGGCTCCGGTGACAAGTGCTTTCATGGGGAAGGTATAGCAGTAAGGATGAAGGATGAAGCATGAGGGATGAGGTCAAAGGCATGACTAACAAGCTGCTTGGGTTCGCTAATTGTCCTAGCGTACCTGGTGTTGCTGCGATATAGGTGCCGATATGTGGGTGCTGATTGCATCAAACATCCTCTCATATCACTGGCTTTTTCCCACTGACAATGAAGGCTGTAAAAGAACTAAAAAATTCCTGGGACTGGTCTCGTTGGTTCAGTTCTTCTAGCCACTCCTGGGCTTCCTGTGGGCTTACAATTCCTATTTCTTTAGCCTGGTGAGCAGTTTGAGCCAGATCAAAAACTTGATCAGCTAACTCAAATTGGGTGATCACCAGTGTTTCAGGGCTAACCTGAATATTTATCAAACCAGCCTGGTGAAAGTTCCTTCGCAGGCTACGTCCAACCCAGGGGGCGGGAAAGCTGTCGCACCAGAAGTTGAGAAGTTTACGGGTAATTGGGTGATTTTCCGAATCGATCGTAAACGTTTCCCAATCGGGTTCCATTGCTACAAGATAACCACCGGGATGAAGTACTCGCACCATTTCCCCGATCGCCCGTTCCGGATTGGCAATATGTTGCAAGGTGCGATCCACCCTGGCGCCATCAAAGGTGTCGTCTGCAAATGGCAAATCGTGTGCGTCTGCACAGACAAACTCAATGGGTAAATTCAAATTCTTTGCGTTGGCAATTGCCTGATCCAACATTGCCTGACTGCGATCAACTGCAATCACTTTGCCTGTATTCCCAACCCATTTTGCCAGGGCGATCGCATCCTCTCCCGTACCGCAGCCGACTTCTAGAACAGTTGCCCCTTCAACCAATTGCAGGAGATCAAATGTTTTTTGTTTGTAATATTTGTAGAACGCTAACGACTGCTGTAACTTGAGGCACTGAACAAATTTTTGAATGGCATTTGTGTGATCAACATCCTTAAAGCCACTTGCAAAATATGACATGTTTCTCCGCATAAACTGACTGGGTTAGTTGCGAACGATCTTTGAGCAGTCAACAATCGATTTTACGGTTGCCACTCTTTGAATTGCATGTGTTCAGGTCGTCCTTCTGAGTAGTTAATTTGTTCAATTTTGGCAGTGGGAATGAGCAATAGGATAGTTAGAACCAGCAGGGCTGGGCTGAGCCATCTGCCCCAATGAGCAATACGGCGATGTTTGTGATGGCGGGGGCGAAGGTAGAAGTACACCATTGTGATGATCACAATCAACAAAATATTCACGTAAAGACTGAGAAAAGCAAGATCCATCAGCGTCAGATAGGGCACAGCGGGTTGCATGGAGCGGGTGGCAAGGTTAAAGGCGATCGCAGCAAAAAGCGCGGCTCCACCAAAGCCGGAGGCAGGGCTAGCTTCTTCCCAGAAAAGACCTACATACGCCAGCAGCCAGATCAGCAACATGGGAAAAACAATTCGCAGCAGTCCTGGAGCTAAATCTCGTCTGATTCGAAACACAAAGCTATAAATGGTCGTTTCGGCAAAGGGCAACTGCAAAGATCGATCGGGGGGGAGAAGGTTTAATTCCTCTGGTAGTTTTAATTGTTGGGTTGCAAAACCCGTTCCCATAATGCTCCAACCGCTCAGTTTGTCGGGAATCAGCTCATCTAGGGTGACGCGCTCTGGTTGGCTGACAAACCGAACATTCCCACAGGACACTTTTGGACACACTATTCGGATTGCCAGAAAATGGGCATCGACCGGAAAGGCTTCGTATCGGCTGTATGCCTTAAATTCCCCTTCATAAAGCATTGCATGAAACCGCTGTCCCGATGGTTGCTGATTCGATTGGGTCCAGACGGGAACTTTAATGACCGGATCGCCGATCGCATTGGTAAATTTAACGCGGTCAGGTGACCAATTCTGCCCTGGTTGGGGCTTCCAACTAAACCAGATGATGAAATTCGCATGGAATTTATCGGGACTGGAATCACTCAACCGCAATTCTCGCAACTGGACTCCCGTCTGTACAGACAAGGGGGTTGCAACAGATTGGGCGGTTACCGGAGGGGCGATCGCAGTCCACCCCAGGGATAGACAGCAAAGCCAGGAAACCCGCGAGACCCGCTTAATGTTTGCCCCTGCGGCGGCAAGCGTTTGAGCGATTACAGCCCCAATTCCCTTAGAGCCACCCGTTATCAGTGCCCGTTTACCGAGAAGGTAAGGGTCGGGATAAGCAGGCAATGCCGAATCGGTTTGGGGGGCAATGGGAAAAGGGGGATTCATCGTCATGGCTCATTGTTATGCATTGATTGCCCAAACTTGACCCATCAGCGGCATCCGGAAAAGAACGGTTGGATTATCGCTCAGTTGTTTGAAAGCTCCAAAGAGTTGATCAAATTCAGCCTGAGTGATCAAATTTTCCTGGACAAATGCTGGGGCAAGTTGGGCCAGGGAAAGTTCGATTAAACGTTTGCTTTCACCCTGGGAAGCCGAAGGAATGTGAAAGTTAACGGTTATCTGGGACAATCCTAATTCTGGAAACAGCTGGAACAGGTACGACCCTAAACGGTAGTGCTGGTTTCGCAAATCCGACAGGGCAAGATTCAGCTCTCTCATGCGGGTGAAAACTTCTGATTCAGGTTCGTCCATCATGAAGGAAAGATCCATTTCTTCACAAACAAGTTTGCCTCCTGGTTTGAGCAGGGCTTTTAATTGGCGCAATGCGGCGATCGGGTGGGTCAGATGCATCAGAACTAACCGACAATAAACCAGATCAAAGCTGTGCAAAGGCAGTCCCGGATTGTAGATATCTCCCACCTGGAACGTAACATTGGTTAGACCCGTTTCATTCGTTAAGATAAGAGCTTGTTCAATTTGGGCGGAACTTGCATCCAATCCAATCACTGAACCCATGTCTCCAACTTGTTGGGCAAGCCAGCGAGTAATGTTGCCAGTA from Kovacikia minuta CCNUW1 carries:
- a CDS encoding NAD-dependent epimerase/dehydratase family protein → MKALVTGANGFTASHLVKALEQRGNEVVGLVRRSSNLSRLKNCTVQLVNGDICDRTALKTAMTGVDTVFHVAAYVELGLVNAAEMERVNVAGTRAVLETAQAAGVSKMVYCSTIGIFGDTQGKTIDETYQRTQKSFSSAYDRTKYEAQQLVDQAAAQGFAVTSVLPSGIFGADDPHFAPVLNQFLKGRLKLWAGGSRVTGIVHVDDLANAMILAAERGKPGEHYIISAGDMTTREMFEIFSQESGIPAPAEAPEFLVRMVGNLLDPIGRLFSWQTPLSRERVHYVYDRCVRVDGSKARRELGWEPRSADQVIRELARGR
- a CDS encoding class I SAM-dependent methyltransferase; its protein translation is MNATVITQQPFDANRFQTQNLTVKEPASNTSGYALAIGAIEVKRLNILNQLYGHETERLLLEAGLDEGMQVVDVGCGTGNITRWLAQQVGDMGSVIGLDASSAQIEQALILTNETGLTNVTFQVGDIYNPGLPLHSFDLVYCRLVLMHLTHPIAALRQLKALLKPGGKLVCEEMDLSFMMDEPESEVFTRMRELNLALSDLRNQHYRLGSYLFQLFPELGLSQITVNFHIPSASQGESKRLIELSLAQLAPAFVQENLITQAEFDQLFGAFKQLSDNPTVLFRMPLMGQVWAINA
- a CDS encoding class I SAM-dependent methyltransferase, with the protein product MSYFASGFKDVDHTNAIQKFVQCLKLQQSLAFYKYYKQKTFDLLQLVEGATVLEVGCGTGEDAIALAKWVGNTGKVIAVDRSQAMLDQAIANAKNLNLPIEFVCADAHDLPFADDTFDGARVDRTLQHIANPERAIGEMVRVLHPGGYLVAMEPDWETFTIDSENHPITRKLLNFWCDSFPAPWVGRSLRRNFHQAGLINIQVSPETLVITQFELADQVFDLAQTAHQAKEIGIVSPQEAQEWLEELNQRDQSQEFFSSFTAFIVSGKKPVI